In Cyclopterus lumpus isolate fCycLum1 chromosome 9, fCycLum1.pri, whole genome shotgun sequence, a single genomic region encodes these proteins:
- the tfip11 gene encoding tuftelin-interacting protein 11: MSMSHLYGKREEEEDGVEVESFEVTDWDLANEFNPDRRRHRQTKDQATYGIWADKDSDEDERPSFGGKKSKDYSAPVNFVSAGLRKAAAEEKRQQQKEEGGSDDSEDDGPSAPPPPRSTAPQKLQMGNFRGSQSQRFAGGIQSGKGIGNWEKHTKGIGQKLLQKMGYQPGKGLGKNAQGIINPIEAKLRKGKGAVGAYGNERTQQSLQDFPVVDSEEEEEKEFQKELGQWRKDPAGSVGKKKPKYSYRTVDELKAKGKLAGRSTVASAGELAQVKVIDMTGREQKVYYSYSQMSNKHSVPDEAPPSLSTQDQKGSGFALPELEHNLQLLIDLTEQDILQSTRRLQHEKDVVVSLSHESRALQSRLEAEKDAIQRIEAVLALVQRFPSGEMAPGEAPTLQECAQIFETLQTDYYEEYKIMGLADLAVAVVQPLLKDKLHSWDPLKDSSYCLEDIGQWRAILESRELHSSAPDSNMDPYHRLLWEVWIPVMRPCVSGWQPRIVGPMVDCVEVWAPLLPLWILEYLMEQLILPRLQREVDNWNPLTDTVPIHSWIHPWLPLLQSRLEPLYPPIRSKLSNALQRWHPSDTSARLILQPWKDVFTPGAWEAFMVKNIIPKLALCLEELVINPHQQQMEPFNWVMDWEGMLSPSSLVSLLDKNFFTKWLQVLCSWLSNSPNYEEITKWYLGWKSMFSDNLLSQPLIKEKFNEALDIMNRAVSSGMGGYMQPGARENIAYLTQTERRKDFQYEAMQERRDAESVAHRGISAGVPTNFKDLIQTKAEENNIVFMPLVAKRHEGKQLYTFGRIVIYIDRGVVFVQGEKTWVPMSLQSLIDMAK; the protein is encoded by the exons ATGTCCATGTCCCATCTTTatgggaagagagaggaggaagaagatggtgTTGAGGTGGAGAGCTTTGAGGTGACAGACTGGGACCTGGCCAATGAGTTCAATCCAGACCGTCGCAGACACAGGCAGACCAAGGACCAGGCGACCTATGGCATCTGGGCTGACAAGGACTCAGACGAGGACGAGAGGCCTAGCTTCGGAGGCAAGAA ATCTAAAGATTACAGTGCTCCAGTAAACTTTGTGAGTGCTGGTCTGCGTAAGGCTGCAGCTGAGGAAAAACGGCaacagcaaaaagaagaaggaggctCTGATGACTCTGAGGATGATGGTCCTTcagcacctccccctcctcgcaGCACTGCTCCCCAAAAACTTCAGATg GGTAATTTCCGGGGTAGCCAGTCCCAGAGGTTTGCAGGTGGCATACAGTCTGGTAAAGGCATCGGTAACTGGGAGAAGCACACAAAGGGAATTGGACAAAAACTTCTGCAGAAAATGGGCTACCAACCAGGCAAAGGCCTGGGCAAGAATGCTCAAG GTATTATAAACCCCATTGAGGCAAAGCTTCGTAAAGGCAAGGGAGCAGTGGGTGCTTATGGCAACGAGCGAACACAGCAGAGTCTTCAGGACTTTCCTGTGGTTgattcagaggaagaggaggaaaag GAGTTTCAGAAGGAGCTAGGCCAGTGGCGTAAGGATCCTGCAGGGTCTGTAGGAAAGAAGAAACCCAAGTACTCCTACAGAACCGTAGACGAGCTGAAGGCTAAAGGCAAGCTGGCAGGGCGCAGTACAGTGGCGTCAGCTGGAGAGTTGGCACAGGTCAAG GTAATCGATATGACTGGAAGAGAACAAAAGGTTTATTACAGTTACAGTCAAATGTCCAACAAGCACAGTGTTCCAGACGAAGCTCCACCAAGCTTGTCCACTCAGGATCAGAAGGGATCTGGCTTTGCTCTCCCTGAACTCGAACATAACCTGCAGCTACTGATAGACCTCACAGAACAGGACATATTACAG TCCACCAGACGTCTGCAGCATGAAAAGGATGTAGTTGTGTCTCTGAGCCACGAGTCACGAGCACTTCAGAGCAGACTGGAGGCAGAGAAAGATGCCATTCAGAGAATTGAGGCCGTACTTGCATTGGTGCAGCGTTTTCCTTCTGGGGAGATGGCGCCTGGGGAGGCACCCACCCTGCAG gAGTGCGCACAGATCTTTGAGACTTTACAAACAGACTATTATGAAGAATACAAGATTATGGGATTGGCAGACTTAGCCGTAGCTGTTGTTCAACCATTACTCAAAGATAAACTTCACTCTTGGGACCCGCTGAAG gACAGCTCTTATTGTCTGGAAGACATCGGTCAGTGGAGAGCAATCCTCGAATCTAGAGAGCTCCATAGCAGTGCCCCAGATTCAAACATGGACCCTTACCACAG ACTGTTGTGGGAAGTGTGGATCCCAGTGATGCGGCCCTGTGTGTCAGGCTGGCAGCCTCGTATAGTTGGGCCTATGGTGGACTGCGTGGAAGTGTGggctcctcttctccccctgtGGATCCTGGAATACCTGATGGAGCAGTTGATCTTACCCCGGCTACAGCGAGAG GTGGATAATTGGAACCCTTTAACTGACACAGTCCCCATCCACTCCTGGATCCATCCTTGGCTGCCTTTGCTCCAATCACGTCTAGAGCCTCTTTACCCACCAATCAGGAGCAAACTATCCAATGCCTTGCAGCGATGGCATCCCAGTGACACTTCAGCCCGCCTCATCCTGCAGCCTTGGAAAGATGTTTTCACACCAGGTGCATGGGAGGCCTTCATGGTGAAAAATATCATCCCTAAACTCG CTCTGTGTCTGGAGGAGCTGGTTATTAACCCTCACCAGCAGCAGATGGAGCCATTTAACTGGGTGATGGACTGGGAGGGCATGCTGTCCCCCTCCAGCCTTGTGTCCCTGCTGGACAAAAACTTCTTTACGAAGTGGTTGCAG GTCCTGTGTTCATGGTTGAGCAACAGTCCTAACTATGAGGAAATCACTAAATGGTACCTGGGCTGGAAAAGCATGTTTAGTGACAACTTGTTGTCGCAGCCGCTCATTAAAGAGAAATTCAACGAAGCTCTGGACATCATGAACCGCGCAGTGTCTTCGGGCATGg GTGGATATATGCAACCTGGTGCACGGGAGAATATTGCCTATCTAACACAGACCGAGAGACGAAAGGACTTTCAGTATGAAGCGATGCAGGAGCGCAGAGATGCCGAGAGTGTGGCTCACAGAGGCATCAGTGCTGGTGTGCCGACTAATTTTAAAGATCTTATCCAGACTAAGGCAGAGGAGAACAACATTGTCTTTATGCCCTTAGTAGCCAAACGGCACGAGGGAAAACAGCTGTACACGTTTGGGCGTATCGTCATCTACATAGACAGAGGGGTTGTTTTTGTGCAAGGAGAGAAGACTTGGGTGCCCATGTCTTTGCAGAGTCTGATAGATATGGCCAAGTGA
- the srrd gene encoding SRR1-like protein: protein MSDPGEEWQVARRRKGAARKSKSLQVPSTCSQEQLDIGKSVKRIRDTVSELRCEEFWQDWKKAASSALSNPPENKDTEGTADQLGSTKDGRLCQQCVCYGLGSFSSCVSARFQLAMLLLLLDAGQVPLKDCSVYDPAFSSGEMAVLRELGLTVLTENEEGKCLATKSTLFYLMHCGKALYNNLLWKNWSVQHLPLMRIIGNSFNGLMDRTVDREFKRDYSYITQAVSVCEERQLPCPSRLIDVFSDTAVITFPTSNLKRLPQSTWAEPPEPQYQHCSDLEIIQRETQS, encoded by the exons ATGTCGGACCCCGGAGAGGAGTGGCAGGTGGCCCGGAGACGAAAAGGTGCAGCGCGGAAATCCAAATCCCTTCAGGTGCCCTCAACATGCAGCCAGGAGCAGCTGGATATCGGGAAGTCTGTGAAACGAATACGAGACACCGT GTCTGAGCTAAGATGCGAGGAATTTTGGCAAGATTGGAAAA AGGCAGCATCCTCAGCCTTATCAAACCCTCCAGAGAACAAGGACACCGAGGGCACCGCAGACCAGCTGGGGAGCACCAAAGATGGCAGACTGtgtcaacagtgtgtgtgttatggccttggctccttttcctcctgtgtgtcAGCTCGCTTCCAGCTTGCCatgttactgctgctgctggacgcAGGACAG GTTCCACTGAAGGACTGCTCTGTTTACGATCCTGCTTTCTCATCTGGAGAGATGGCTGTTTTGAGAGAGCTGGGTCTGACTGTACTCACAGAGAATGAG GAGGGGAAGTGTCTGGCGACTAAGTCCACGCTCTTTTacctgatgcattgtgggaaagcCCTGTACAACAACCTTTTGTGGAAGAATTGGAGTGTGCAACATCTTCCTCTGATGAGAATCATTGGAAACAGCTTCAATGGCTTGATGGACAG AACTGTTGACAGAGAGTTCAAGCGTGACTACAGCTACATTACTCaggcagtgtctgtgtgtgaggagagaCAGCTGCCCTGTCCATCCCGTCTGATTGACGTCTTCAGTGACACTGCAGTAATCACCTTTCCCACCAGCAACCTTAAAAGACTCCCACAATCCACCTGGGCAGAGCCGCCTGAACCACAGTACCAACACTGCTCTGATTTGGAGATAATCCAGAGGGAAACACAGAGCTGA